From Budorcas taxicolor isolate Tak-1 chromosome 19, Takin1.1, whole genome shotgun sequence, the proteins below share one genomic window:
- the ERBB2 gene encoding receptor tyrosine-protein kinase erbB-2 encodes MELAAWCRWGLLLALLPPGAAGTQVCTGTDMKLRLPASPETHLDMLRHLYQGCQVVQGNLELTYLPADASLSFLQEIQEVQGYVLIAHNRVSQVPLQRLRIVRGTQLFEEHYALAVLDNGDFLEGAAPAAGTAPGGLQELQLRSLTEILKGGVLIQRNPQLCHQDTILWEDIFHKNNQLPLKQIDTNRSRACAPCSPACKAPNCWGESSEDCQSLTRTVCASGCARCKGPQPTDCCHEQCAAGCTGPKHSDCLACLHFNHSGICELHCPALVTYNTDTFESMPNPEGRYTFGASCVTACPYNYLSTDVGSCTLVCPLNNQEVTAEDGTQRCEKCSKPCAPVCYGLGMEHLREVRAVTSANIQEFAGCKKIFGSLAFLPESFAGDPDSNITPLQAEQLKVFESLEEITGYLYISAWPDSLPDLSVFQNLRVIRGRVLHDGAYSLTLQGLGISWLGLRSLRELSSGLALIHRNARLCFVHTVPWDQLFQNPHQALLHSANRPEDECVGEGLACYPLCAQGHCWGPGPTQCVNCSQFLRGQECVEECRVLQGLPREYVKDRYCLPCHPECLPQNGSVTCFGSEADQCVACAHYKDPPFCVARCPSGVKPDLSFMPIWKFPDAEGICQPCPINCTHSCVDLDDKGCPAEQRASPVTSIIAAVVGVLLVVLVGLVFGILIKRRRQKIRKYTMRRLLQETELVEPLTPSGAMPNQAQMRILKETELRKVKVLGSGAFGTVYKGIWIPDGENVKIPVAIKVLRENTSPKANKEILDEAYVMAGVGSPYVSRLLGICLTSTVQLVTQLMPYGCLLDHVREHRGRLGSQDLLNWCVQIAKGMSYLEDVRLVHRDLAARNVLVKSPNHVKITDFGLARLLDIDETEYHADGGKVPIKWMALESILRRRFTHQSDVWSYGVTVWELMTFGAKPYDGIPAREIPDLLEKGERLPQPPICTIDVYMIMVKCWMIDSECRPRFRELVTEFSRMARDPQRFVVIQNEDLGPASPLDSTFYRSLLEDDDMGDLVDAEEYLVPQQGFFCPDPAPGAGGTAHRRHRSTSTRSGGGELTLGLEPSEEEPPRSPLAPSEGAGSDVFDGDLGMGAAKGLQPLPQHDSSPLQRYSEDPTVPLSPEADGYVAPLTCSPQPEYVNQPEVRPQPPSPLEGPLPPPRPAGSTLERPKTLSPGKNGVVKDVFAFGAAVENPEYLAPRGRAAPQSHPSPAFSPAFDNLYYWDQDPSERGTPSSSFEGTPTAENPEYLGLDMPV; translated from the exons TGTGCACCGGCACAGACATGAAGCTGCGGCTGCCAGCCAGTCCCGAGACCCACCTGGACATGCTGCGCCACCTCTACCAAGGCTGTCAGGTGGTGCAGGGTAACCTGGAGCTCACCTATCTGCCTGCTGATGCCAGCCTCTCCTTCCTGCAG gaaatccaggaggtgcaGGGCTATGTGCTCATCGCTCACAATCGAGTGAGTCAGGTCCCACTGCAGAGACTGCGGATCGTGCGAGGCACCCAGCTCTTTGAGGAACACTACGCCCTGGCCGTGCTTGACAATGGAGACTTTCTGGAAGGTGCTGCACCTGCTGCGGGCACGGCCCCAGGAGGGCTGCAGGAGCTGCAGCTGCGAAGCCTCACAG AGATCCTCAAGGGAGGGGTCTTGATCCAGCGGaacccccagctctgccaccaggACACGATTTTGTGGGAGGATATCTTCCACAAGAACAACCAGCTGCCCCTCAAGCAGATAGACACCAACCGCTCACGGGCCT gcGCACCCTGTTCTCCAGCTTGTAAAGCTCCCAACTGCTGGGGAGAAAGTTCTGAGGACTGTCAGAGCT TGACGCGGACCGTCTGTGCCAGTGGCTGTGCCCGCTGTAAGGGCCCACAGCCCACCGACTGCTGCCACGAGCAGTGCGCTGCCGGCTGTACTGGCCCCAAGCACTCTGACTGCCTG GCCTGCCTCCACTTCAACCACAGCGGCATCTGTGAGCTGCACTGCCCAGCTCTGGTCACCTACAACACGGACACCTTCGAGTCGATGCCCAACCCCGAGGGGCGTTATACCTTCGGTGCCAGCTGTGTGACCGCCTGTCCTT acaactacctGTCTACGGATGTGGGATCCTGCACCCTGGTTTGTCCCCTGAACAACCAAGAGGTGACAGCTGAGGATGGAACCCAGAGGTGTGAGAAATGCAGCAAGCCCTGTGCCCCAG TGTGCTACGGTCTGGGCATGGAACACCTGCGGGAGGTGAGGGCGGTCACCAGTGCCAACATCCAGGAGTTTGCCGGCTGCAAGAAGATTTTTGGGAGCCTGGCGTTTCTGCCAGAGAGCTTTGCAGG GGACCCAGACTCTAACATCACCCCACTGCAGGCTGAGCAGCTCAAAGTGTTTGAGTCTCTGGAGGAGATCACAG GTTACCTGTACATCTCAGCATGGCCAGACAGCCTGCCTGACCTCAGCGTCTTCCAGAACCTGCGAGTAATCCGGGGACGAGTTCTGCATGA TGGTGCCTACTCGCTGACCCTGCAAGGGCTGGGCATCAGCTGGCTGGGGCTGCGCTCGCTGCGGGAACTGAGCAGCGGGCTGGCCCTCATCCACCGCAACGCCCGCCTCTGCTTCGTACACACGGTGCCCTGGGACCAGCTCTTCCAGAacccccaccaggctctgctccaCAGCGCCAACAGGCCAGAGGATGAGTGCG tgggtgAGGGCCTGGCCTGCTACCCACTGTGCGCCCAAGGGCACTGCTGGGGTCCCGGGCCCACCCAGTGCGTCAACTGCAGCCAGTTCCTTCGGGGCCAGGAATGCGTGGAGGAATGCCGAGTACTACAGGG GCTTCCCCGGGAGTACGTGAAGGACAGGTACTGTCTGCCGTGCCACCCCGAGTGTCTTCCCCAGAATGGCTCAGTGACCTGCTTTGGCTCG GAGGCTGACCAATGTGTGGCTTGTGCCCACTACAAGGATCCTCCCTTCTGCGTGGCTCGCTGCCCCAGTGGTGTGAAGCCTGACCTCTCCTTCATGCCCATCTGGAAGTTTCCAGATGCGGAGGGCATATGCCAGCCATGCCCCATCAACTGCACCCACTC ctGTGTGGACTTGGATGACAAGGGCTGCCCCGCCGAGCAGAGAGCCAG CCCTGTGACATCCATCATTGCCGCTGTGGTGGGCGTTCTGCTGGTTGTCCTTGTGGGGCTGGTGTTCGGCATCCTCATTAAGCGAAGGCGGCAGAAGATCCGGAAGTATACAATGCGGAGGCTGCTGCAGGAGACGGAG CTGGTGGAGCCCCTGACGCCCAGCGGAGCGATGCCCAATCAGGCTCAGATGCGGATCTTAAAAGAGACAGAGCTGAGGAAAGTGAAGGTGCTAGGATCTGGAGCTTTTGGCACCGTCTACAAG GGCATCTGGATCCCCgatggggaaaatgtgaaaaTCCCCGTGGCCATCAAGGTGTTGAGGGAAAACACATCTCCCAAAGCCAACAAGGAAATCTTGGAC GAAGCATATGTGATGGCTGGTGTAGGCTCCCCATATGTGTCCCGCCTCCTGGGCATCTGCCTGACATCCACAGTGCAGCTGGTGACACAGCTTATGCCCTATGGCTGCCTCCTCGACCACGTCCGAGAACACCGTGGGCGCCTGGGCTCCCAGGACCTGCTGAACTGGTGTGTGCAGATTGCCAAG GGGATGAGCTACTTGGAGGATGTGCGGCTCGTGCATAGGGACCTGGCTGCCCGGAACGTGCTGGTCAAGAGTCCCAACCATGTGAAGATAACAGACTTCGGGCTAGCTCGGCTGCTAGACATTGACGAGACAGAGTACCACGCAGATGGGGGCAAG GTGCCCATCAAGTGGATGGCATTGGAGTCCATTCTCCGCCGGCGGTTCACCCACCAGAGTGACGTGTGGAGCTATG GTGTGACTGTGTGGGAGCTGATGACTTTTGGGGCCAAACCTTATGATGGGATCCCAGCCCGGGAGATTCctgacctgctggagaagggagaacgGCTGCCCCAGCCCCCCATCTGCACCATTGATGTCTACATGATCATGGTCAAAT GTTGGATGATTGACTCTGAATGTCGGCCGAGGTTCCGGGAGTTAGTGACTGAATTCTCCCGCATGGCCAGGGACCCCCAGCGCTTTGTGGTCATCCAG aatGAAGACTTGGGCCCTGCTAGCCCCCTGGATAGCACCTTCTACCGCTCGCTGCTGGAGGATGACGACATGGGCGACCTGGTGGATGCGGAGGAGTACCTGGTACCCCAGCAGGGCTTCTTCTGCCCAGACCCTGCCCCAGGAGCTGGAGGCACGGCCCACCGCAGGCACCGCAGCACATCCACCAGG AGTGGTGGTGGTGAGCTGACACTGGGGCTGGAGCCCTCTGAGGAGGAGCCCCCCAGATCTCCGCTGGCACCTTCCGAAGGGGCAGGCTCTGATGTGTTTGATGGCGACTTGGGAATGGGGGCGGCCAAGGGGCTgcagcccctcccccaacacGACTCTAGCCCTCTACAGCGGTACAGCGAGGACCCCACAGTACCCCTTTCTCCCGAGGCTGATGGCTACGTTGCCCCCTTGACCTGCAGCCCCCAGCCCG AATACGTGAACCAGCCAGAGGTTCGCCCACAGCCCCCATCACCCCTAGAGGGTCCTCTGCCGCCTCCTCGACCTGCAGGTTCTACTCTGGAAAGGCCCAAGACGCTCTCCCCTGGGAAGAATGGGGTTGTCAAAGACGTTTTTGCCTTTGGGGCTGCTGTGGAGAACCCCGAGTACTTGGCACCCCGGGGCAGGGCCGCCCCTCAGTCCcacccttctccagccttcagccCAGCCTTTGACAACCTCTACTACTGGGACCAGGACCCATCAGAGCGGGGCACTCCATCCAGCTCCTTTGAAGGGACCCCTACGGCAGAGAACCCTGAGTACCTGGGCCTGGACATGCCAGTATGA
- the MIEN1 gene encoding migration and invasion enhancer 1 isoform X1 has protein sequence MSGDTGTTAVAPPPGETEPGHGVRIVVEYCEPCGFEATYLELASAVKEQYPGIEIESRLGGTGAFEIEINGQLVFSKLENGGFPYEKDLIEAIRRASNGEPLEKITNSRPPCVIL, from the exons ATGAGCGGGGATACAGGGACGACGGCCGTAGCGCCCCCTCCCGGGGAGACCGAACCGGGCCATGGGGTCCGCATTGTGGTTGAGTACTG CGAACCCTGCGGCTTCGAAGCGACCTACCTGGAGCTGGCGAGTGCCGTGAAGGAGCAGTATCCAGGCATCGAGATCGAGTCGCGCCTGGGGGGCACAG GGGCCTTTGAGATTGAAATCAATGGACAGCTGGTGTTCTCCAAGCTGGAGAATGGGGGCTTTCCTTATGAGAAAGAT CTCATTGAGGCTATCCGAAGAGCCAGTAACGGAGAACCCCTCGAAAAGATCACCAACAGCCGCCCTCCTTGTGTCATCCTGTGA
- the MIEN1 gene encoding migration and invasion enhancer 1 isoform X2 has product MGSALWLSTDLRYLLSSEPCGFEATYLELASAVKEQYPGIEIESRLGGTGAFEIEINGQLVFSKLENGGFPYEKDLIEAIRRASNGEPLEKITNSRPPCVIL; this is encoded by the exons ATGGGGTCCGCATTGTGGTTGAGTACTG ACCTCCGGTATCTTCTCTCTAGCGAACCCTGCGGCTTCGAAGCGACCTACCTGGAGCTGGCGAGTGCCGTGAAGGAGCAGTATCCAGGCATCGAGATCGAGTCGCGCCTGGGGGGCACAG GGGCCTTTGAGATTGAAATCAATGGACAGCTGGTGTTCTCCAAGCTGGAGAATGGGGGCTTTCCTTATGAGAAAGAT CTCATTGAGGCTATCCGAAGAGCCAGTAACGGAGAACCCCTCGAAAAGATCACCAACAGCCGCCCTCCTTGTGTCATCCTGTGA